Part of the Methanobacterium alcaliphilum genome is shown below.
TAGGGGATTAGTTTTAAGCAAAATTGAGCATCACTTATTCCGGCCATGGGAGCTAATACTTTAATAAAATCACTCTCTTAAAATTTAAAGATGGAATATTAAAAATAAAAATAAGGAAATTAATGAATTACAGGGTTATTAAAGCAATAATCAACAGTTATCAGAACAGAAAAAAACCCTGAATAAACCATCTAATCTCACAATTAGTTATTCTTTCATTACATGAACTAAATCATATGCAAAACCGTCACGTATTTCTTCTAATGCCAAATCCGCTAAATTAGCAGCTTTTTCAGCAGTAGGAGCTTTCCCAACACCTGCTTTTAACGCCACATTTATTTCTTCTTCAATTTCTTCTATGATTTTAAGAAGACCTTGCGGTTCAAGTCCATTACAAGGTGACATGAAATTGTCTCCACCTATAAAGAATAATAAAGATCCTTTTTCAATTAATTTCTTCATTAAGAAGTGCTGCACACGATTTACAATGAAAGACGTATCATAAGCAGGAATAATATCGGTCAATGATTCAGTAATGCCATTAATATCAATGTGTGCTATTTGTACAAAGCTGTCTTCTTTGTTAACCAACCCATCAATGGCTAAAACTTCATTTCTTTCATCAGATTGGGCTCCACCATAAGTTTGAAGAGCGGTGGTAGCATTACGCTGAGCATCATATGGCGTTTCTGCTGCACCCACACCCATACTTACTGTAATTGGATACCTATTCCTGATTGATCTTTGAATTCGGAGATGATCCTCCACATCAACGTTATTTGTAACTGCAAGCATATTATCAAAGCGAGTGAAGAAAACTAACCCTTGCTTTGCGGCAAACTGTCTTTGCAAATCAGCGTATAGCTCTGCTTGTAAAATCTGAAGATCTGACTCGGTCCTGGGAGTTGGAGTAACTGTCCATGGGCCGTAATTGTCAATTTGAATTAGAGTCATTTGTATCATACTATTTCACCCAATACTGTTCTGGCTAACATAACTTTATCCCCAATGTTTCGCATCTTGGTGTTTGTTATTGTAACATCTTTAATTAGTTTTTCTATTTTTGTTTCTAAATCTGAATCAACACTATCTATTATAAATCTATCTAAAAATTTGGAGTACATATCACAAACACCTAAAGCTGAAACTTCGTGACCGCAAGCTTGCATGAATTTTGCTGCTGGGCCACTAACTGGACTATTTCCAATTATAGGAGAAACACCTACAACATGCACTTTTTTGAGTGCTTTTTCAACACCTTTAATAGATATTATTGGACCTATAGATGTAATGGGATTTGAAGGTCCGATTACTACGGTTTCTGAATTTTCTATAATGTTCAGCATATCCGGTGCCGGTTCAACCTCATTATAAACCACATCGTCCACAGGTACTTTACCTTGTTCCTTAATTAGAAACTGATGAAAACTCATTTCACCCTTAGGGGTCATGATTTTAATAGTTGACTGTTGATTACTCATTGGAATAATTCTGGCTTTAATATCCATTTGTTTTCGCTGAATATCAACTACTTGAGATAAAGGATAATTTTTTAAGAGGATCGTTTTCTGTATTTTAAGTGCCCTATCTTTATCTCCAATTCTTAAAAGCTCAGGACAGCCCAATTCTTTAAGTTTTTCATGAGTTATGAAAGTATCATCTTTTATTCCATACCATGTCTCCAGATTAATAAGATCACTCAGAGTATATAACACAGTATCAATATCTGGTGTAACATAAACTCCTGAAAAATAATCATTTTCCAATGTATTAACAATAATATTTAAATTAGACTCATCAATAATTTCTTTAATTCCTTGAATTAATTTAGGAGTTCCTGTTCCCCCAGAAAGTATAGTAATCATAATAGTCTTCCAGTGAATGAATAATTGTTATTTTTAATATATACTAATCATCTAAATGCATCAAATTTTTTAGGTCTGATTAAAGATTTAATCCCATTACTTCTTTCTTTTGAATCCTCTTTTAATAATTCAAAACTATTGTAACCCCGTACAATGACTACTGGTATTCCCTCATCAGCCTGACCCATTATAAGTGATGCAGAAGCAGCTAATTCATCAGCAACAGCAATTTTAGTAGTTTGGAGTTTGCGGCCATACAAATCAATTTCTCCTTTGCGATCCCAAATCGCTTTTATCCCTGAGACACCCACTGCTACACCTACTGCACCATCTCGAAAGGGCCTTCCCTGAGTATCAGAAATAATGACTGCAATTTCTTTACCCGTTTTTTCAGTTATTTTTTCTTTTATTGATTTGGCACTAGCATCAGGGTTAGTAGGCATAGGGGTAGCCATACCCTCAGATACATTTGATTCGTCAATTCCCGCATTGGCACAAACAAAACCATGCCTGGTTTCGCAAACAATAAAATCATGACCAACCTTCACAATTTCATTTGATTGATCTAAAATAGCCTCAACTAGTTGAGGGTCTTTACCTGTTTTTAAAGCCAGGTCTTCTGCCTTTTGACTTGGAATAATAGATTTTAAATCTATAAAATTTCCCTCTATTTTAGATATAGCCGTTTCTGCAATTACCAAGATATCCCCATTTTCTATAGTTATATCTTGAATTTGAGCCGACTCAAGTATTAACTCACTTAAATCATCATCATGTTTTAATAGGGGAATTTTATTGAGACCCAGTAATTGAATATGCATTTAAACACCAAATATTGCTAAAAAATAATTAGTATAATTTATTAATTAAATCGAAAATATTTCCCAATTAGCCCCTGCAAATGCCGCTGCTGATGTAACAGGATTAGTAAATTCTTTAAATTTTCCCTGATCCATTATGAATTGAGCAGCGCCCTGCGCATCTTCTGCATTGAACTTAACTTCATTTGGTTTTATGTGTTCATAAGTGGAGATATAATAAGATTTTCCTGCAGGAACTTTTTCTACAATTACATTTTCATGAGTAATGATCCCAATATAAGCTTCACCATCTTTAGTTACAGCACCTGCAATGCGCGGAGTATTGAAATCATCTTTCTCATAGTCCATGGCAATTAAAGAAAGCGCAATTGCATCTCGAATATTCATTCCTACTGATATTTTATCTGCTATAACATCAGTATGTGAACCATTAGACACCACAGCAATATCTTCAACTATTTTTATGCAGTTGTACGCAATGTAAGGGTTTTCAAAGACATCTTTCTCGTGTCCTTCTTTAGGGATAATAGCCACACTATTTTCAAATGACTTAGCCATCCTGTTGGGAAAAGATCTGCTTGAAACCCTATAAGCCGCAAAAGAACCATTTTCATTACTTCCTACTGATAACATTCTACCTAAATACATGTTTACACCTTGAAAAATTTTAAACAATTATTCCTATTATGTGGGTGCCTTGACTGCTTTATCTACTGCCATATCCGGTGGTGCGGTAATAATAATTAAACCCTGTTTTGGCTTTATAATTATTTCTCCCTCATCAATTACCCTGGTATGAACTGCTATGGCATTATTTCGAATATACTGCGACATGTCAACACCATTTACTGTCACTTTTTTTAGTCCCGCCACTGGAATTTGATAGTACTCCGATGGGCCTGAACTTTCAACCTGTTCTGGTTTACCCGATGTAGCAGATTCATCTGCAACTTGAAAACTGCTGGTCACAATTACAAATATTAATAATGTGAAAAGAATGTCAATGAAAGGAACCATATTAAAACGGGGATTATTATCCTTTAGTTTTTTTCGGTACTTGTTTACATCCATAGCCATATTAAAACCCTTTTTTATTTTTTTATTTACTGTTTGAGTTTACTTTCCACAATTTCTGAGCTGGCATTACATTTCTCTAAAATAATATTGTTAATACTCTTTTCCAGCATACTCGGTTTAAAGGCTACCCAAATATTAGCATCAGGTTCATTAATCTCCTTAACATTAACAATTCCCTCAGATTCAAGAAGAGCCTCCATAGCATTGGAAACATCAGTATCAACTTTTATTTTCATTACAGCATATCCCCAATTAGTCATTTTCTTGGCTAGCTCAATCTTATCCATCTCTTTGTCTATGCGTACCAATATATGTGAATAAAAAGGCATTAAAATAATGGCAACTGCCAGACCAACAATTGTAGTAATTAAAGCAGCGTATATCCCCTCAGCCATGGCTGCAGCATTACCTCCAATCCCCATAGCTTTAAATGTATACCAAATACCAATTACCGTACCGATAAGACCAAGCAAAGGAGCTATCTCAATAATTGTCTTAAGAGTATCCAGACCTTTAGTCATGCTACTCATTTCAACAATGAAAACCCGTTCCATTGCATCTTCCACTTCAGATTTATTTCTATATCCTATTTTAAGGGCTTCAGAAATTATTCTGGAAACAGGATTTTGATACTGGTTTATGGATTTCAGTGCTTCTAAAGAACCTCCTCTTTCCATAGCTTCATTAACTGCCCCAATTATTTGAGGGGTGCTTACTTTTGATATTTTTCGCAAATAATGGATCTTTTCAAAGGAGCTGATTAAACCATAAATTCCGATTATGGTTATGATATATGTTATAATCCCTCCGTTCTTGAACATCTCCAAGATAGTGCCAAATGCATTAGTAAAAAAGTCTAAAATCATATTATCCTCTTTGATTTAATTAAATTGTAGGAAATTGTTCCCTGAGTTTTATTGTAAATTGATTTGTAAATGGATTATTTAAAAATAGTGATTTCATATTAGTGATTTGAATTAATATTTTTTGAAAATAAAATACAAGAGTCATTTGAACAAGAATAAAGATCTTATTTTTTATTTTTAAGTTTTTCTACTGTTGCCCATGATTTTCTAACACAATCTGGCATTTCATCATATTCAAAATTTTGTAAAAATGCCTTTGTGCGAGGATCACTGGGATAGCCAGATCCAATTTCGCCTATTTTTCTAAATTTTCTTGCTAGTTTTTCTATTTCCAAATCTCTTTCAACTTTAGCAACTATTGATGCAGCAGCCACTGGAAGGTATTTATCATCAGCACCGTGCTCCGATTTAACTGATATTCCCTCCCCAATTACATCCTGCACCTCACGTTTTAAACGATCAGGATCAACATCTACAGAATCAATAATTACCGAATCAGGTTGTGCCATATTTATTACTTTAATCATGGCAATCTTTTCTATTTCATTAAGATTGACATCTCTAGCCCGGAGGTTATCAATATCCCTGGCAGTAATTTTTACAATATGACAATCTGCAATCTTTTGTATTTTTCTGGAGAGTACATTCCGTCTTTTAGGAGTGAGTTTTTTAGAATCTTTAATCCCCATTCTCTCCATAATATCTAACTTGTCTTCAGGTATAGCTGCTCCACAAACCACTAACGGCCCTAAAACCGGGCCTCTTCCTGCTTCATCAATACCAAGTATTATCATAGAATCAGTCGTTTTGTTTTTAAATAAATTAAAAAATCATCTTTATTTAATTTGGATTTAATCCCCCATATATAATGGTTGTAAAAAAGATGATTAACAAATATTGTTCATAATAATTCAAAATTAAAATTAAAAAAAGAGATAATTGATTGAAAAAATCAAATTATTTCATTGCTTTTAATCGAACTTCAGGCTCCAGAGCACGAGGTTCTGCAGCAACAATAGCTGCGCCTTTTGCTACCACAGTCATAGGGTCATCTGATATATCAACAGGTATACCTACTTCTTCAAATATTCTTTCTTTAAGGCCTTTTAATTGAGAAGTTCCACCTACTACCACAGTTTTATTGTAAACACCAGAAATCAGTTCAGGGGATAATCTTTCTAGAACTAAAGCAAGTGCTTCTATAATCTTTACAACTATAGGCTCTGCAGCATTAGCAACCATGACTGAGTCAAGCTCTATTTCTTTTGGTTTATTGGTTTTCATGCACTTACCAATAACATGTGTTTTTTCATTTTCCATATCCACATCACAGTGAACCATTCCAACGGCAATTTTGGCTTTTTCTGCTTCGTGAATTCCTATCTCTACTTCATATTTTTGTTTAACCTGATCCACTATATTATCATCAATATCATCGCCACCCCAACGGATGGTTTGAATATCAGTGATTCCACCCAGGGAAATTACAACCAAATCACTGGAACCTGCACCTATATCAATAACCATAGTTCCAGAAGCTTCAGCAATAGGCAAACCTGCACCAATTGCTGCTGCTAAACCCTCGCTTATAACCAGAACATAGCTTGCGCCTGCTTTTTTTCCAATTTCTTCTACTGCGTTGCGTTCTACTTCCGAAGCATCTCCAGGAATACCAATGACAATCCTATCAATACTGGAAGTATCTTCAGCAGACCCCATTTCCATAGAATACACCAAAAGTGCTTCAGCTTGAGCTACACTTTCAATGACTCCCTTTCTTAATGGCCTAACAGCAATTATATCTTCAGGAGTTCGCCCTAACATGGATTTTGCTTCTTCACCAACAGCCAACACATATGAAGGATCGTCTTTTTTTACAGCCACTACAGATGGAATTTTAAATAAATCAAATTTATCTCCGGATGGTTTAGCAACTACTGTGTTTAAAGTACCTAAATCAATACCTAAAGTGTTAGTAAGTCCTTTTTTACGTTCTACTTTTTTATCATCGTTCTTTTTTCCAAATCCAAACATGTTATTCATCCTCTAAAATTTTATTAAATTCTACCACGAATACTTTGTTATCATTAGCCACTTGCTTGATTTTCTCAATATCTTCCCCTGGAACAGATATAAGAATAGTGGATAAAATTACATCCGTCATTTTAAATAATGGATCAACTATTTTGCGTACGAATTGAGGTAAACGATCCGTTAAATAAACATCGGTTTCAATAAATCCAGTGGTTTTATCTTCCAGAATAAAAGAAAATTTAATATTTGCTTTTTCAGCATCACCTGCAAGTTTCTTAATTGAAGTATCTGGTGCAACCAGTAAAAGCAAATTAGGTTCTTTTTCAACATAATATGGGGCTATCTTAATATAGGAACCACCATTTTCTTTACATATTAAACTTAATTCTCTTATTTTATGAGTATCCCCATAAAGCATTATAAAATCAAACTTTTTCCTTACATAAGACTCTTTTAAATTTACATGTTCTCGAAACAGTATTTTCACCCGTTCCTTAGAAGAAATTGCAGCATAAGCTACATTATTAACCATTTCTTCGTTTCCTGCAATTACACACCATATTTTATCAGAACTTTGGGTGGTGGAAACTTGTGCTGCTTTTCGGAGAACTTTAATCTTACTTTCTATCATTACTACCACGTCTTAGGTTCATGGTAATGGATCATTGAATAATATTTCATTATGACTTACTTTACTATCTAGAGACTATTTTAATCATTGTCTTTTGATTTAATAAAAGTCTCTCTCCAGCCATGAAGATTTATTTATACTGGATTAAATATTCAATAATGGTTTATATATACTTTCGTTAGGATCGTACTTTGATATGTACTACACATATCTTAGTTAAATATTATTCAATTTACAATTCTGAAAATAATTGTAAATACCTTAGAACAAAACTGCAATTTATATATAATCAAATAAATTTCATTATAAACCCAATTATTAAATTAAATACAATCCAGATAAATTGATAAATTGCAAATATACTATAACAGATTTTATATTATAAATACTTGATTATATCCTAACTTTTTAGATATTATTTACAGTGAAAACATATATAATAAATATTCACAATGATGAAGAGTATTAAAAATATGCAGGATATTGTATTAAAAATCATATGTAAACAAACATAATTCAATCTAAAAAAAGTGCATTAGCATTAATTAATCTATCAATAATTATTCGTAAACTTCCTAGTTTTAAAATGGTGATATTAAATGTTCGTAAAAGGGACCACAAAAAAAGTCAGTATTCTACTTACCATTTCTATTCTGCCTTTCTTATTAGGTTACTCCATAATCACATTCATCTTATTTACTTTTATTGCATTCTTTCTGCAATTTTTTAGAGACCCTAAACGTAGAGTCCCTATTGGAGAAGATATTGTAGTTGCCCCTGCAGATGGTAGACTTTTAACCGGAAAAATAGACAAAATTAAAGTTGTTACTTCAGAAGATCCTTTGATGGAATATTTACTGGAAGAAGGTGAAGAAGGAGTTTTAATCAGTACAT
Proteins encoded:
- a CDS encoding IMP cyclohydrolase translates to MYLGRMLSVGSNENGSFAAYRVSSRSFPNRMAKSFENSVAIIPKEGHEKDVFENPYIAYNCIKIVEDIAVVSNGSHTDVIADKISVGMNIRDAIALSLIAMDYEKDDFNTPRIAGAVTKDGEAYIGIITHENVIVEKVPAGKSYYISTYEHIKPNEVKFNAEDAQGAAQFIMDQGKFKEFTNPVTSAAAFAGANWEIFSI
- the cofD gene encoding 2-phospho-L-lactate transferase, with the translated sequence MITILSGGTGTPKLIQGIKEIIDESNLNIIVNTLENDYFSGVYVTPDIDTVLYTLSDLINLETWYGIKDDTFITHEKLKELGCPELLRIGDKDRALKIQKTILLKNYPLSQVVDIQRKQMDIKARIIPMSNQQSTIKIMTPKGEMSFHQFLIKEQGKVPVDDVVYNEVEPAPDMLNIIENSETVVIGPSNPITSIGPIISIKGVEKALKKVHVVGVSPIIGNSPVSGPAAKFMQACGHEVSALGVCDMYSKFLDRFIIDSVDSDLETKIEKLIKDVTITNTKMRNIGDKVMLARTVLGEIV
- a CDS encoding GTP cyclohydrolase III; this encodes MIQMTLIQIDNYGPWTVTPTPRTESDLQILQAELYADLQRQFAAKQGLVFFTRFDNMLAVTNNVDVEDHLRIQRSIRNRYPITVSMGVGAAETPYDAQRNATTALQTYGGAQSDERNEVLAIDGLVNKEDSFVQIAHIDINGITESLTDIIPAYDTSFIVNRVQHFLMKKLIEKGSLLFFIGGDNFMSPCNGLEPQGLLKIIEEIEEEINVALKAGVGKAPTAEKAANLADLALEEIRDGFAYDLVHVMKE
- a CDS encoding rod shape-determining protein; this translates as MFGFGKKNDDKKVERKKGLTNTLGIDLGTLNTVVAKPSGDKFDLFKIPSVVAVKKDDPSYVLAVGEEAKSMLGRTPEDIIAVRPLRKGVIESVAQAEALLVYSMEMGSAEDTSSIDRIVIGIPGDASEVERNAVEEIGKKAGASYVLVISEGLAAAIGAGLPIAEASGTMVIDIGAGSSDLVVISLGGITDIQTIRWGGDDIDDNIVDQVKQKYEVEIGIHEAEKAKIAVGMVHCDVDMENEKTHVIGKCMKTNKPKEIELDSVMVANAAEPIVVKIIEALALVLERLSPELISGVYNKTVVVGGTSQLKGLKERIFEEVGIPVDISDDPMTVVAKGAAIVAAEPRALEPEVRLKAMK
- a CDS encoding MotA/TolQ/ExbB proton channel family protein codes for the protein MILDFFTNAFGTILEMFKNGGIITYIITIIGIYGLISSFEKIHYLRKISKVSTPQIIGAVNEAMERGGSLEALKSINQYQNPVSRIISEALKIGYRNKSEVEDAMERVFIVEMSSMTKGLDTLKTIIEIAPLLGLIGTVIGIWYTFKAMGIGGNAAAMAEGIYAALITTIVGLAVAIILMPFYSHILVRIDKEMDKIELAKKMTNWGYAVMKIKVDTDVSNAMEALLESEGIVNVKEINEPDANIWVAFKPSMLEKSINNIILEKCNASSEIVESKLKQ
- a CDS encoding coenzyme F420-0:L-glutamate ligase; this encodes MHIQLLGLNKIPLLKHDDDLSELILESAQIQDITIENGDILVIAETAISKIEGNFIDLKSIIPSQKAEDLALKTGKDPQLVEAILDQSNEIVKVGHDFIVCETRHGFVCANAGIDESNVSEGMATPMPTNPDASAKSIKEKITEKTGKEIAVIISDTQGRPFRDGAVGVAVGVSGIKAIWDRKGEIDLYGRKLQTTKIAVADELAASASLIMGQADEGIPVVIVRGYNSFELLKEDSKERSNGIKSLIRPKKFDAFR
- a CDS encoding ExbD/TolR family protein translates to MAMDVNKYRKKLKDNNPRFNMVPFIDILFTLLIFVIVTSSFQVADESATSGKPEQVESSGPSEYYQIPVAGLKKVTVNGVDMSQYIRNNAIAVHTRVIDEGEIIIKPKQGLIIITAPPDMAVDKAVKAPT
- the rnhB gene encoding ribonuclease HII, which encodes MIILGIDEAGRGPVLGPLVVCGAAIPEDKLDIMERMGIKDSKKLTPKRRNVLSRKIQKIADCHIVKITARDIDNLRARDVNLNEIEKIAMIKVINMAQPDSVIIDSVDVDPDRLKREVQDVIGEGISVKSEHGADDKYLPVAAASIVAKVERDLEIEKLARKFRKIGEIGSGYPSDPRTKAFLQNFEYDEMPDCVRKSWATVEKLKNKK